One window of Nostoc sp. C052 genomic DNA carries:
- a CDS encoding NB-ARC domain-containing protein: MTLKNWRRKRGVALTTKGLQKIKDAKHQSEAKENFGNRYTLEEISVRSGLYSATISKVLNREGGVDKQTIEKLFSAFHLKIDKSDYLSSNTRLDWGEAIFNSVFYGRTEELTTLEEWILNEQCQLVALLGIGGIGKTALSVKLAQQIQDNFEYVIWRSLREAPPVKIILGNLIQFLSDEQETEGNLPESFSDRVSRILYYLQNHRCLVILDNAESILRSGSRAGLYPEGYEEYGELLRRVGEATHQSCLMLTSREKPKEVALLEGQALPVRSLLLSGLKVAEGQEILKLKGLSAAEDEWKVIIERYAGNPLALKIVATTIKDIFDGNMTDFLQQETAVFGEIRDILEQQFERLSDLEKDIMYWLAINRESITLSELREDITSPIPQAKLLEAVESLGRRSLIEKTTPTLTEKTGSLFTLQPVVMEYVTNRLIEELCKEIVTQNIDLFRRHALMKATGKDYVKDTQVRLIIKPVINGLITALRSKRNIENHLTQILRNLRETSPLEPGYTGGNIFNLLCQMQTDLSNYNFSNLTVLQADMRNVNLHNVNFAQANLAKSVFVETFGGIFSVTFSPSGKLLATGDTNGEIRLYDVVDGQQLLTCEGHTGWVWSVAFSHDGQILASGSNDQTIKVWDTSTGQCLKTLQGHNAGVRSVAFSADSRILVSGSEDQTVKLWDLNIQSCLRTLQGHTGGIQSVAFSVDSQLLASSSEDQTIKVWDVSSGQCLQTLQEHTRRVYSIAFSPNSQIIISGCHDQTIKVWDVSTGKCLQTLQEHTNLINSVAFSSDGQIFASGSDDHTIKLWDISSGKSLKTLRGHSNRIWSVSFSPDGNILASSSDDHTVKLWDINSGRCIKTLQGYNNGVWSVAFNRDGKILVSGSNDQTVKLWDTTTGQCIKTLRGHSNRVTSVAFNPDNHIIASGSEDQTVRLWDAIAGKCFKILHEHSNRITSVAFSPDGHILASGSDDQTVKLWDVGTGQCLKTLQGHSGRIWSISFSPNSGVLASGCHDQTVKLWDVNTGQCFKTFEGHTDWVWAVAFGLNGRIVASGSGDQTIKLWDVSTGECLKTLQGHTNCIYSVAFSPDGEMLASSSGDQTVKLWDVSTGKCLRTLLGHTRWVWSVVSSYNGQIVASCSEDETIKLWDIKTAKCLQTLKSESPYEGMNITGVFGLTEAQKSTLKILGAVEL; the protein is encoded by the coding sequence ATGACTTTAAAAAATTGGAGACGTAAGCGTGGCGTTGCACTTACTACTAAGGGGTTACAAAAAATTAAGGACGCAAAGCATCAGTCAGAAGCAAAAGAAAATTTTGGAAACAGGTATACTCTAGAAGAGATCAGTGTACGCTCTGGGTTATATTCCGCTACCATCTCGAAAGTATTGAATCGGGAAGGAGGAGTTGATAAACAGACTATTGAAAAGCTGTTTTCAGCTTTTCACTTAAAAATAGATAAAAGTGACTATTTAAGCTCAAATACTCGTCTAGATTGGGGAGAAGCCATATTTAACTCAGTTTTTTATGGACGTACAGAAGAACTGACTACGCTAGAAGAATGGATTCTCAATGAACAATGTCAATTGGTGGCACTCTTGGGAATAGGAGGCATTGGGAAAACGGCATTGTCTGTAAAGCTTGCTCAACAGATTCAGGACAACTTTGAGTATGTCATCTGGCGATCGCTACGAGAAGCTCCACCTGTTAAAATTATTCTAGGTAATCTAATCCAATTTCTATCTGACGAGCAGGAAACAGAAGGTAATTTACCAGAAAGCTTTAGCGATCGCGTATCACGAATACTCTATTATCTACAAAATCATCGTTGTTTAGTGATCCTTGATAATGCAGAGTCAATTCTCCGCAGTGGTAGCCGCGCCGGACTTTACCCTGAAGGATATGAGGAATATGGTGAGCTTTTAAGACGCGTCGGAGAAGCAACTCATCAAAGCTGCTTAATGCTCACTAGTCGTGAAAAACCTAAAGAAGTAGCATTGCTAGAAGGACAAGCACTACCTGTTCGCTCCCTACTACTGAGTGGCTTAAAGGTAGCAGAAGGGCAAGAAATCTTAAAACTCAAAGGGCTATCGGCAGCAGAGGATGAATGGAAAGTCATAATTGAACGTTATGCAGGCAATCCATTAGCCCTAAAGATAGTTGCTACAACCATTAAAGATATCTTTGATGGTAACATGACGGACTTTTTGCAGCAAGAGACGGCTGTTTTTGGCGAAATTCGCGATATTTTAGAGCAGCAATTTGAGCGTTTGTCAGATTTAGAAAAGGACATAATGTACTGGCTAGCGATAAATCGGGAGTCAATTACACTGTCAGAATTGCGAGAGGATATTACATCACCAATACCGCAAGCTAAATTACTAGAGGCTGTAGAATCTTTAGGAAGGCGATCGCTAATCGAGAAGACTACGCCTACGCTCACAGAAAAAACTGGATCGCTTTTTACACTCCAGCCTGTGGTCATGGAGTATGTTACTAATCGCTTGATAGAAGAACTATGCAAAGAGATTGTCACTCAGAATATTGATTTATTCAGGCGTCATGCTCTGATGAAGGCAACAGGTAAAGACTATGTGAAAGATACTCAAGTTCGTCTCATCATCAAACCAGTTATAAATGGGCTGATTACTGCTTTAAGAAGCAAAAGAAACATCGAAAATCACTTAACTCAAATTTTAAGAAATTTAAGAGAAACATCGCCACTAGAACCAGGGTATACAGGGGGCAATATTTTCAATCTGCTCTGTCAGATGCAGACCGATCTAAGTAACTATAATTTTTCTAATTTAACTGTTTTACAAGCAGACATGCGGAATGTAAATTTGCACAACGTAAATTTTGCACAGGCAAATTTAGCTAAGTCTGTTTTTGTGGAAACCTTTGGTGGTATTTTTTCAGTAACCTTTAGTCCTAGTGGAAAGCTTTTAGCTACAGGTGATACCAATGGAGAAATTCGCTTGTATGATGTTGTCGATGGTCAACAACTTCTCACTTGTGAAGGTCATACTGGTTGGGTTTGGTCGGTTGCTTTTAGTCACGATGGTCAGATTCTTGCCAGTGGTAGCAACGACCAAACAATAAAAGTGTGGGATACCAGCACTGGTCAGTGTCTTAAAACTTTGCAAGGTCATAACGCTGGAGTTAGATCGGTCGCCTTTAGTGCGGATAGTAGAATATTAGTCAGTGGCAGTGAAGACCAAACAGTAAAGCTATGGGATCTCAACATTCAAAGCTGCCTGCGGACACTGCAAGGTCATACTGGTGGAATTCAGTCAGTCGCCTTTAGCGTAGATAGTCAGTTGCTTGCTTCTAGCAGTGAAGACCAAACCATAAAGGTGTGGGATGTTAGCAGTGGCCAATGCCTGCAAACATTGCAAGAACACACGCGTCGGGTATATTCAATTGCTTTCAGTCCTAATAGTCAGATCATAATCAGTGGTTGTCATGACCAAACAATAAAAGTGTGGGATGTTAGCACTGGCAAATGTCTTCAAACCTTGCAAGAACACACGAATTTAATAAACTCAGTTGCCTTTAGTTCAGATGGTCAAATTTTTGCTAGTGGCAGTGACGATCATACAATAAAGCTGTGGGATATTAGCAGTGGCAAAAGCCTTAAGACTCTACGGGGACATAGTAATCGGATATGGTCAGTAAGCTTTAGTCCAGATGGTAATATTCTTGCTAGTAGCAGTGATGACCACACAGTTAAGCTATGGGATATTAACAGTGGTCGTTGCATTAAAACTTTACAGGGTTATAACAATGGCGTGTGGTCAGTCGCTTTCAATCGGGACGGTAAGATTCTTGTTAGTGGCAGTAATGATCAAACAGTGAAGCTCTGGGATACTACTACTGGTCAGTGTATCAAAACTCTGCGAGGACATAGTAATCGGGTTACGTCAGTTGCATTTAATCCTGATAATCATATTATTGCAAGTGGCAGTGAAGATCAAACTGTAAGATTATGGGATGCGATCGCTGGTAAATGTTTCAAAATTTTGCACGAACATAGTAACAGAATTACATCAGTTGCCTTTAGTCCCGATGGCCATATTCTTGCAAGTGGCAGTGATGACCAAACGGTGAAGTTGTGGGATGTCGGCACTGGTCAATGCCTCAAAACTCTACAGGGTCATAGTGGTAGAATATGGTCTATTTCCTTTAGTCCTAATAGTGGTGTTTTAGCTAGTGGTTGTCATGACCAAACAGTAAAGCTGTGGGATGTTAACACTGGTCAATGCTTCAAAACTTTTGAGGGTCATACTGACTGGGTTTGGGCAGTTGCTTTCGGTCTAAATGGTCGCATAGTTGCTAGTGGTAGTGGAGACCAAACGATCAAGCTGTGGGATGTTAGCACAGGTGAATGTCTTAAAACTTTACAGGGACATACCAACTGCATATACTCAGTTGCCTTTAGTCCAGATGGGGAAATGCTTGCTAGTAGCAGTGGCGATCAAACAGTAAAGCTGTGGGATGTCAGCACAGGTAAATGCCTTAGAACTTTGTTAGGACATACTAGGTGGGTCTGGTCAGTTGTTTCTAGTTACAATGGTCAAATTGTAGCCAGTTGTAGTGAAGATGAGACTATTAAGCTTTGGGATATCAAAACAGCTAAATGCTTGCAAACTCTCAAAAGCGAAAGTCCCTATGAGGGCATGAATATCACTGGTGTATTCGGTTTGACTGAAGCTCAGAAATCTACGCTAAAAATTTTAGGAGCTGTTGAATTATGA
- a CDS encoding CopG family transcriptional regulator, protein MNKATALKFPHLPTSNKKRALKRITLNLPSDEAQNLEKYCEQTGKSAIDVIRELIQALP, encoded by the coding sequence ATGAATAAAGCTACTGCACTTAAATTTCCCCATTTGCCAACCTCTAATAAAAAAAGGGCGCTGAAGCGAATTACCTTGAACTTGCCATCAGATGAAGCCCAAAATCTTGAAAAGTATTGTGAACAAACAGGTAAATCAGCAATAGATGTGATTCGGGAACTAATTCAAGCCTTGCCTTGA
- a CDS encoding sterol desaturase family protein — protein sequence MLEAIAVAWLLLFFGDFLSTFVYHVPEHVFGSLHLKTHHSWKKDFRHYAILTFNPQVLLDGILGALPYVLIAVVLWSFSPIGVISGLLLGQFHVWWRHISVLGWQTSKPINILCQILFITTPERHWLHHHKTNLGFGDIFTFFEQPAQMWLRWLRLLRLRFRDSRI from the coding sequence ATGCTTGAGGCTATTGCTGTTGCTTGGTTATTACTGTTTTTTGGGGATTTTCTATCTACATTCGTTTACCACGTACCCGAGCATGTTTTTGGTAGCCTTCATTTAAAAACGCACCACTCCTGGAAGAAGGACTTCCGCCACTACGCTATTTTAACTTTTAATCCCCAGGTTCTTTTAGATGGTATCTTGGGAGCTTTGCCTTATGTACTCATAGCAGTAGTCTTGTGGTCTTTCTCTCCCATTGGCGTGATTTCTGGATTACTGCTTGGTCAGTTTCATGTATGGTGGAGACACATAAGTGTACTGGGTTGGCAAACTTCAAAGCCGATAAATATTTTATGCCAAATTCTATTTATTACTACTCCTGAGAGGCACTGGTTACATCATCACAAAACTAACTTAGGTTTTGGTGATATTTTTACGTTCTTTGAACAACCAGCACAAATGTGGCTACGCTGGCTACGATTGCTCAGACTTCGTTTTCGCGACTCTCGGATCTAA
- a CDS encoding ATP-binding protein, whose product MPAVSLRKILNKKELPSLLHNLVYQFNIAVDIELVDGTKLISIGEQTAENRYPIEVSGEIIGWVVGGEQATLLATLLSFLAKQEAEKKVLAKELLERYQEIDLFDDISTQLTTSLDTRQIGQLVLQELSQLIESSAGMILLLSPDATAFEIIAEFGVFFDHSQPEPGKGIIGNIVQSNRAELVNDVQADPRLDGQKNVSAMICVPLRAKERVLGAIAIGTQKTDSYKAEHLKLVSIFASQTAIAIDKAVLYEQSTQAALQAKAQTQKLQQALHELQLAQTQLIQSEKMSSLGQLIAGVAHEINNPVNFIYGNLKYVAEYAQDLLHLLAKYQKVLPVAPPELESELDNIDLEFIMQDLPKLLDSMKLGTSRIVEIVQSLKNFSRHDEAEMKAVNIHDGIDGTLMILHHRLKADVRRPAIEIIKDYAKLPFIECYPGQLNQVFMNILANAIDALEESMENWEVKSSPQSPIPITPYPQRGPHLPQSPVPNPQITIRTKAIDHQWIVVRIADNGPGMKEEVIRRIYDPFFTTKDIGKGTGLGMAISYQIVVDRHGGMLKCRSKPGEGTEFWIQIPINCLLSDATEEQNSTSTSPTSTTELSPTADNDGFIPSTTPILKPTDLLIRHTQLIQRLSQHNPDVEGASPDEIYQMFQRHPISLKLYATLLSWFCCSNPTEIRH is encoded by the coding sequence ATGCCCGCAGTTAGCCTCAGAAAGATTCTCAACAAAAAAGAGTTGCCATCTCTCCTTCATAACTTGGTTTACCAGTTCAACATCGCCGTTGATATTGAACTGGTAGACGGCACGAAACTAATTAGCATTGGGGAGCAAACTGCCGAAAACCGATATCCAATCGAGGTGTCAGGAGAAATCATCGGTTGGGTTGTTGGGGGAGAACAGGCAACTCTACTTGCGACTTTGCTCTCGTTTTTAGCAAAGCAGGAAGCTGAGAAGAAAGTACTTGCCAAAGAATTGCTGGAGCGATACCAAGAAATTGATTTATTTGATGATATCTCGACTCAACTCACAACAAGTTTAGATACGCGACAAATTGGCCAACTCGTGCTTCAGGAATTAAGTCAATTAATTGAATCTTCGGCGGGGATGATTCTGCTACTGAGTCCAGATGCAACTGCCTTTGAAATCATTGCTGAATTTGGAGTGTTTTTTGACCACAGCCAGCCGGAACCAGGGAAGGGAATTATTGGCAATATTGTGCAATCTAACCGAGCAGAACTGGTCAATGATGTGCAAGCCGATCCGCGATTAGATGGGCAAAAAAACGTTAGTGCGATGATTTGTGTCCCGTTGCGAGCCAAAGAGCGGGTACTGGGAGCGATCGCCATTGGCACCCAAAAAACCGACTCCTACAAGGCAGAACACCTGAAACTTGTGAGTATCTTTGCCTCTCAAACAGCGATCGCTATTGACAAAGCTGTGCTTTACGAGCAAAGCACTCAAGCAGCCCTCCAGGCAAAAGCCCAAACACAGAAACTTCAGCAAGCTCTCCATGAGTTGCAATTAGCCCAAACTCAGTTAATCCAAAGCGAAAAAATGTCCAGTTTAGGGCAACTTATTGCTGGAGTTGCCCACGAAATCAACAACCCGGTTAACTTTATTTACGGCAATTTAAAGTATGTTGCCGAATATGCCCAAGACTTGTTACACCTGTTGGCAAAGTATCAAAAAGTCCTACCTGTTGCTCCTCCAGAACTGGAATCAGAGTTAGACAATATAGACCTGGAATTTATCATGCAGGATCTCCCCAAACTCCTAGATTCAATGAAACTGGGCACAAGTCGCATCGTCGAAATTGTCCAATCCCTGAAAAACTTCTCCCGCCATGACGAAGCTGAAATGAAAGCCGTCAACATCCACGATGGCATCGACGGCACACTAATGATTCTCCACCATCGCCTGAAAGCAGATGTTCGTCGTCCGGCAATTGAAATTATTAAAGACTATGCAAAACTTCCCTTCATTGAATGCTATCCCGGACAGTTGAATCAAGTGTTTATGAACATCTTGGCAAATGCCATTGATGCTTTGGAAGAAAGTATGGAAAATTGGGAAGTCAAAAGTAGTCCCCAGTCCCCAATTCCCATTACCCCTTATCCCCAGAGGGGGCCCCACCTTCCCCAGTCCCCAGTCCCCAATCCCCAAATCACTATTCGTACCAAAGCCATTGACCACCAGTGGATTGTGGTTCGCATTGCCGACAATGGCCCAGGTATGAAAGAGGAAGTAATTCGCCGTATTTACGATCCCTTCTTCACCACAAAAGATATTGGTAAGGGAACTGGGTTAGGCATGGCAATCAGTTATCAAATTGTTGTAGACAGACATGGGGGAATGCTCAAGTGTCGTTCTAAACCGGGTGAAGGGACAGAATTTTGGATTCAGATTCCGATAAATTGTCTGTTGTCAGACGCTACTGAAGAACAGAATAGCACCTCTACCTCGCCAACTTCCACAACGGAATTATCCCCCACTGCTGATAACGATGGCTTCATTCCATCAACAACTCCAATACTGAAACCGACAGATTTGTTGATCCGCCATACTCAACTGATCCAGCGACTCTCACAGCACAATCCAGATGTGGAAGGTGCATCGCCCGATGAAATTTACCAGATGTTTCAACGCCACCCAATTTCGTTAAAGCTTTACGCCACTTTGCTGTCTTGGTTCTGTTGTTCTAACCCTACCGAAATACGTCACTAA
- a CDS encoding PAS domain S-box protein — protein MFKQFDEYNSQLFEQCPIGLVLCRTDGTLININPAYAAILGRTVPETLNLCNDRQINPESYTVVDRLSPENLEKTGRYGPYGKELIHKDGHLVPVRISGLTIEKNGEQLIWCSVEDISDLRHAQQERQHTEQILKQSEARYRSLVTATAQIVWVSTPEGICFELASWIAYTGQSLAEAENGGWIDAVHPDDRTYTGEVWNAAVANQRMYQVEYRIRGKDGNYRYFWVWGAPVLEEDGSVREWIGTCTDIHDRKLAEAEKQYLEQRYRSLVTATSQMVWTASAEGMVNAEIVGWEAYTGQSAAEMMGWGWLDVMHPDDRPRSAEVWSAAVANRSLYQIEYRIRAKDGTYRYFFGNGVPVLEADGSIREWIGTCTDIHDRKLAEQTLQRSEERFRSLVTASSQIVWVTTPEGLAVSNEMSTWLVYTGQSTDEIQGLGWLDPIYPDDRTNTALAWSNAVANRTLFQTEYRLRGKDGSYRHFSICGTPILEADGSVREWIGTCTDIHDRKLAEAENQRLMNMLNHSSDAVIVRDFADKITHWSQGAERLYGWNYEEVKNQAVTHDLLHTIFPKPLEEIQIECLQQGTWEGELQHLTRDGRYIIVQSRWTMQLDASGQPCATLEINTDITARKQAEIALRQLNQELEARVLERTAALQNTLAETQGLNAILDNLADGLLVVDTAGQITHFNPAFLAMYELTASDLNCHYRELPISGLAQLVAQTQSHPKEVFSAEVELTKERIGQAVATAIFKKTTEREPAACFGSALLIRDVTAEKEIDKMKTDFISTVSHELRTPLTSVLGFASIIKEKLETDVFPILPTEDRKLQKTIKRVGDNLNIIVSEAERLTSLINDVLDIAKMEAGKVEWQMQPIDPSELLEWATNSTASLFQTNGLQLVSEIEPGLPQILGDRNRLLQVLINLISNAVKFTESGCVTCRVKQGNDGVCISVIDTGIGIAPEDQPKVFEKFRQVGDTLTDKPKGTGLGLPICKQIVDHHGGRIWVESEAGHGSTFSFIIPTYASDQKTTTNLNLDTLVKQLKEHVITTKTVLNENRKTILVVDDDANIRELLRQQLENEGYNVREGKDGVDAIHQIKTARPDLILLDVMMPQINGFDVAAVLKNDPQTADIPIIILSIIENKERGYHIGIDRYLTKPIDTAKLLNEIGSLLYQGTSSKKVLVVDKSASALKTLSDVLQAQGYSVIEASNPQECINKALSAKPDMIIIDSIFSQEADLVKTLRFEKDLENVFFIMLSEQ, from the coding sequence ATGTTTAAGCAATTTGATGAATATAACAGTCAGCTATTTGAACAATGTCCGATTGGGCTAGTACTATGCCGAACAGATGGGACGCTAATTAACATTAATCCTGCCTATGCTGCTATTTTGGGGCGCACTGTTCCAGAAACTCTGAATCTATGCAATGATCGCCAGATTAACCCTGAAAGCTATACTGTTGTTGACCGACTTAGCCCAGAGAACCTAGAAAAAACTGGTCGCTACGGCCCCTATGGAAAGGAGTTAATCCACAAAGACGGGCATCTGGTTCCGGTTAGAATCTCTGGACTGACGATTGAGAAGAATGGAGAGCAACTAATTTGGTGTAGTGTGGAGGACATCAGCGACCTTCGACACGCCCAGCAAGAACGCCAACATACTGAACAAATTCTGAAACAGAGTGAAGCGCGATACCGCTCTCTGGTGACAGCTACCGCACAAATTGTTTGGGTAAGCACACCAGAAGGAATTTGTTTTGAACTTGCAAGCTGGATAGCTTATACAGGTCAAAGTCTAGCTGAAGCGGAAAATGGGGGCTGGATTGATGCCGTTCATCCTGACGATCGCACCTACACCGGAGAAGTCTGGAATGCTGCTGTGGCAAACCAGAGGATGTATCAAGTTGAATACCGAATTCGTGGCAAGGATGGCAACTATCGCTACTTTTGGGTCTGGGGTGCCCCCGTTCTCGAAGAAGACGGCAGCGTTCGGGAGTGGATTGGTACCTGCACTGACATTCATGATCGCAAACTAGCAGAAGCCGAAAAGCAGTATCTCGAACAACGGTATCGCTCTTTAGTAACTGCCACTTCCCAAATGGTCTGGACGGCATCAGCGGAAGGAATGGTCAATGCTGAAATAGTCGGCTGGGAGGCATATACAGGTCAAAGTGCAGCCGAAATGATGGGCTGGGGATGGTTAGATGTCATGCATCCCGATGACCGTCCCCGCAGTGCCGAAGTTTGGAGTGCTGCTGTAGCGAACCGGAGTCTTTATCAAATTGAATACCGAATTCGTGCCAAAGACGGTACTTATCGCTACTTTTTTGGTAATGGAGTTCCGGTTTTAGAAGCAGACGGCAGCATCCGCGAGTGGATTGGCACTTGCACCGATATTCACGATCGCAAGCTAGCAGAACAAACTCTGCAACGGAGCGAAGAACGGTTTCGCTCTTTAGTGACTGCCAGTTCACAAATTGTCTGGGTGACTACCCCTGAAGGACTGGCGGTGAGCAATGAAATGTCTACCTGGTTAGTGTACACAGGTCAGAGTACAGATGAAATCCAGGGTTTGGGCTGGCTCGATCCGATTTACCCCGATGACCGTACCAACACAGCCCTTGCCTGGAGTAATGCTGTGGCGAATCGGACTCTGTTTCAAACTGAATATCGGTTACGTGGCAAAGACGGCAGCTACCGCCACTTTTCTATCTGTGGTACCCCCATTTTAGAAGCAGACGGCAGCGTTCGAGAGTGGATTGGCACTTGCACCGATATTCACGATCGCAAGCTAGCAGAAGCGGAAAATCAACGGTTGATGAATATGTTAAATCATTCCAGCGATGCGGTAATTGTGCGCGACTTCGCCGACAAAATCACTCATTGGAGTCAGGGTGCAGAACGGCTCTACGGCTGGAACTACGAAGAAGTGAAAAACCAAGCCGTCACTCACGACTTGCTACACACAATTTTTCCAAAACCGCTAGAGGAAATCCAGATAGAGTGTTTACAGCAGGGCACTTGGGAAGGCGAACTACAACACCTCACCCGTGATGGTAGATATATTATTGTCCAGAGCCGCTGGACAATGCAACTAGATGCATCCGGTCAACCCTGTGCGACGCTGGAAATTAATACCGATATTACTGCTCGTAAACAGGCAGAAATCGCTCTGCGCCAACTGAATCAAGAACTGGAAGCCAGAGTTTTAGAGCGGACGGCTGCCCTGCAAAATACCTTAGCAGAAACACAGGGATTAAATGCCATTTTAGATAACTTAGCGGATGGTTTGTTAGTGGTAGACACCGCAGGACAAATTACCCACTTCAATCCTGCCTTTTTAGCCATGTATGAATTGACAGCTAGTGACCTCAACTGTCACTATCGAGAACTGCCGATATCTGGTTTAGCACAACTAGTTGCACAAACTCAGTCTCATCCCAAAGAGGTGTTTTCTGCCGAAGTCGAACTGACCAAGGAACGCATTGGTCAGGCAGTGGCGACCGCCATTTTCAAAAAGACGACAGAGCGAGAACCCGCTGCCTGCTTCGGTTCGGCGCTACTGATTCGGGATGTGACCGCAGAAAAGGAGATTGACAAGATGAAGACTGATTTCATCTCCACGGTTTCCCACGAGCTGCGAACGCCACTGACTTCCGTTCTGGGTTTTGCGTCGATCATTAAAGAAAAGCTAGAAACTGATGTGTTCCCAATACTTCCAACTGAAGACCGCAAGCTTCAGAAAACCATCAAGCGGGTGGGTGATAATCTCAATATTATTGTGTCGGAAGCAGAACGACTCACGTCTTTAATTAACGATGTTCTAGACATCGCTAAGATGGAAGCAGGTAAGGTGGAATGGCAGATGCAGCCCATTGATCCCAGCGAATTACTCGAGTGGGCCACCAATTCCACAGCCTCGTTGTTTCAAACCAATGGCTTGCAGTTGGTCAGCGAGATTGAACCTGGATTGCCTCAGATATTAGGCGATCGCAACCGGCTGCTGCAAGTTTTAATCAACCTGATTTCCAATGCCGTTAAGTTTACCGAGTCTGGTTGTGTCACCTGCCGCGTCAAACAAGGAAACGATGGTGTTTGTATCAGCGTCATCGATACAGGTATTGGTATTGCACCTGAAGATCAGCCGAAAGTGTTCGAGAAATTCCGCCAAGTTGGCGATACCCTTACCGATAAACCCAAAGGCACTGGTTTAGGATTGCCCATCTGTAAACAAATCGTCGATCATCACGGCGGTAGAATCTGGGTTGAGAGTGAAGCAGGTCACGGCAGTACATTCTCGTTCATCATTCCTACCTACGCCAGCGATCAAAAAACCACTACTAATCTGAATCTGGATACGCTAGTCAAACAACTCAAAGAACACGTCATTACCACAAAAACTGTGCTGAACGAAAACCGTAAAACCATTTTAGTTGTGGATGATGACGCTAACATTCGAGAACTGCTTCGTCAACAACTGGAAAACGAAGGCTACAACGTCCGGGAAGGAAAGGACGGTGTGGATGCAATTCATCAAATCAAAACAGCCCGTCCCGATCTGATTCTTTTAGATGTAATGATGCCCCAAATCAACGGCTTTGATGTGGCGGCCGTTCTCAAAAATGATCCCCAGACCGCAGATATTCCAATCATTATTCTGTCAATTATTGAAAACAAAGAACGGGGCTATCACATTGGCATAGATCGCTATCTCACCAAGCCCATTGACACAGCGAAACTCCTCAACGAAATTGGCTCATTGCTTTACCAGGGCACTTCTAGTAAAAAGGTATTAGTTGTAGATAAAAGTGCATCAGCCTTAAAAACCCTATCAGATGTATTACAAGCTCAGGGATACAGCGTAATTGAAGCCTCCAATCCCCAAGAATGCATCAATAAAGCCCTGTCAGCCAAACCCGACATGATTATCATCGATTCTATCTTCTCTCAAGAAGCCGATTTGGTGAAAACTCTACGCTTTGAGAAGGATCTGGAAAATGTATTTTTTATTATGCTGTCTGAACAGTAA
- a CDS encoding response regulator transcription factor, giving the protein MTQKILIVDDEPNILILMEQALEALEDEGVELLTARNGEEALETIKTEKPNLVFLDVMMPKMNGLQVCHIVKHDLQMTDVYIVILTAKGQEFDKQKGIEVGADLYLTKPFRPKEVLEKSMQVLGF; this is encoded by the coding sequence ATGACCCAGAAAATTCTAATTGTTGATGATGAACCCAATATCTTGATTTTGATGGAACAAGCCCTAGAAGCATTAGAAGACGAGGGTGTTGAACTTCTCACTGCTAGAAATGGAGAAGAAGCTCTCGAAACTATTAAAACTGAAAAACCAAATCTAGTTTTTCTTGATGTGATGATGCCTAAAATGAACGGTCTGCAAGTCTGTCACATTGTTAAACACGACCTACAAATGACTGATGTCTACATTGTGATATTGACAGCTAAAGGACAGGAATTTGATAAACAAAAAGGAATTGAAGTTGGTGCAGACTTATATCTAACTAAACCATTTCGACCCAAAGAAGTACTTGAAAAATCAATGCAGGTATTGGGCTTTTGA
- a CDS encoding flavin reductase family protein encodes MIIDPSQNDPRNTYQLLVGSVVPRPIAWVSTIASDGTPNVAPFSFFMGVTANPPTLAISTGLRHGVKKDTLLNVEQSGELVVNIVVEELGEQMNATSGDFPPDVDEFQVAGLTPAPSKLVRPPRVAESPINIECVLKQVVYVGNEGSQSGLIIAEAVLWHIRDDLLTPQNTIDAAKLHAIGRLSGNWYTRTQDLYEITRPT; translated from the coding sequence ATGATTATCGATCCCTCCCAGAACGACCCACGAAATACCTATCAATTACTTGTTGGTTCAGTGGTTCCTCGACCGATCGCTTGGGTGTCAACGATCGCTAGCGATGGTACGCCTAATGTCGCGCCTTTCAGTTTTTTTATGGGTGTGACAGCTAACCCACCGACTCTAGCCATTTCCACAGGTCTACGGCACGGTGTTAAAAAAGATACTTTATTGAATGTAGAGCAATCGGGTGAACTGGTAGTCAACATAGTTGTTGAAGAATTGGGGGAACAGATGAACGCCACCAGTGGCGACTTTCCGCCAGATGTAGACGAATTTCAAGTAGCGGGACTAACTCCTGCTCCCTCAAAACTGGTGCGTCCGCCACGAGTTGCGGAATCACCCATTAATATTGAATGTGTGCTGAAGCAAGTAGTTTATGTAGGGAATGAAGGTAGCCAATCGGGATTAATTATTGCTGAGGCTGTGCTGTGGCATATTCGGGATGATTTACTGACACCACAAAATACAATCGATGCGGCAAAATTGCACGCGATCGGTCGTCTTTCGGGTAATTGGTACACCCGCACCCAGGATTTGTATGAAATTACTCGCCCAACTTAA